Genomic window (Arachis hypogaea cultivar Tifrunner chromosome 13, arahy.Tifrunner.gnm2.J5K5, whole genome shotgun sequence):
tcgggttcaggctaaacccgcccctacccgccccggtgtgcatatatatatatatatatataactttttctTAATTAGGGTTAGTTACTTCTCATAACCTCAGTGGCTCAGTTCTCGCCGTCACTCTCACTCACTCAATTAGGGTTAGCAACCCCTTTGGCCCTTTCTCAATTCTCACTTCCTCTGTTCCTCAGCTCTTCTCCTCTCCAAGACCATAGCCTCGCCACCTCGGTTCAGTTCAACCCAGTACCTGCCGTCGAATTTGCTTCAGTTCCGCGTCTCCTTCAAACCGCCTGTACCTGTCGGCTGTCGCTCCTCCTCTGCGCAACTCGTCTCTGCCATCGTAAGTTCGCAACTCGTCGAATCGTCTGATTCGTCTCATTGCCACTCCTCCGCAGCGCGTCTCTTCCGCGTGACCGCGACTTCTTCAAGCCGCCTGTGCTGGTCGCTCCTCCTCCGCGCCGCCTCTCAGTCCAAAATCCTCTGCGCTCCCTCCGCCCTCCGGCTTCCAAGTCGCGCACTAGACGAGCCACCCCGTGCCTCCTCTGCATCGGAATTGACCCTCGTCCAGTCGTCCGCGCCTCTCCTGATTCTCCTCGGTACAGTTCTTGCCCCTATCCCAGCCTTTCTTTTCTGTTTGAATGATTTGATATGTTTAATCTGCGGCTAATTTTGGATGTATCATGCGAATAGACAAAGAAGAagttcttttatttttgggtgaTAACAGATTGTTTGGGTAGTTTCCTGAGTTTGTAACTAAGTTGTAACTGAGTTTCCTGACTTTCCCagcttatcttttctttttgaaTGATTTGATATGTTGAAACAACTTGTTTGGGTTGAATCACAAACTGTTCTGTTTCATTTGTTAACAAAATATGCAGTTAGTTGGAATAAAACTTGAAAATTTGAAGTTGTTTTGGcttctttgttgattggttataAGCAGAAGTTGTTTTGGCTTCTTTATCATTCTTATGCATTCTGGAGTttattttattctgattttaCAATTGTCATAGTCTTCTAATTGTGGAGAGAATCACAAACTACATACTGTTCTGTTTCCTTGGTTAACAAAATATGCACTTAGTTTTATGTTGATGTTAACTTTGATGTCATTGAGTTCCTTCAGCCTCATCACAATTTGCAACTTTTGGATATTTATGGATACCTTAACTCCACATTCCCAAGGTGGGTTTCAGATCCTTCATTCAATAATCTTAGCTCAATTACTTTGGAGGAATGTGTCTGTGAATAGCTCAATTACTTTGAAGTTGTTTTGGCTTCTTTAATTAAGGAAATATGCTCATGGTGTTCTTGTGCATTCATGCTTTGAGTTATCATTTTTATGCATGTTTAATtctgattttattttgattttgtaattGTGTATTTTGATTTGAGGTTGTGGGCACCTTTGGGAAGTAAAGGTGATATATTGATTAATCTTCATTTATGTTAATTTGTTTCATAGTACcgattaatttgttaattgttatctcttttaattttcaggtttaaatcttaatttgtaaacttttaatgatgatgaagatgttgaAAGTGATCAAGAATAAGGGTTGAAGATCATTTTATATCTAatattgtaatttctttattatggtgttaaatttgtagtgatctaacaattttttttttaatttcaagttattttagctaatgacattgtatgaattttatgtttgtattttaatttatctatgaattttaaatttttgtcttattttatatatgaataagtaaaaattaaaatatttaatttttacagGGGCGGGTCGAGGTGGGGCGGGTATCCACAGGGGCGGTTTCGGGTTCTGTTatttactacccgcgggtagtgaTGGGGGCGGGTAGTATATGCATAACAGGatggcggggcggggtcgggtagggcAAAACCCCGCTCCTACCCGCCCCACTGCCACCCCTATTCGGAATCAGACGCTGTATGACCATCTTCGGGTGAATTGTCCGCCATCACTCgttgatctctcgggtctccggcaatggcgccaatgttacgatgggtaaccggagattaatgggctggactcGTTAAGTTGGCTCAATCGCCTGAGGAGGGAAGCCTTTGAAGGGATTCGCGCTTTTGGgacctccgtccgacttgtgagtgtgagtgaatggggggtagtacctgcaaagacactccgatgcctaagtcagcatagggttaagcaggtttagaatgtattggaacttagtgatacctgaggggtgtcaggatatttatagtggtgatccaataaccaccgttggattAGTGTCAcatttttaggtggataaccgtccattTATCTAAGGATTGTTGGGATATGGCTTCTAAAAGTGGGTTGAGatattttaggggcagttacttatttgaataagtgttatctgccagctatctcTTGAGCCCGACTTCTTTAGAAAGAAGTCTGTGTTGAGTCCGACCTCTTCTAAAGAGGTCGGTGAATAACGAAGGCCAATCTTTACATTGGATCTTTTGGTGTATTTAAACTTGGATCTTAGTGTTGGACCAGTATATGAACACTTGTTATCCACTCCCCTGTCCTATTCCCTTAGTAATGCAGTCACACATAATTAAAATTCATTGTTGCACAGATTATCATGTACAAATACTTATGAGTAGGAGTATATCTAATATCTctgtagatttttttttttttttggtgactaatatCTTTGTAGAATGAAATGTAGCAATCAGCTCACCAGCATGTTGAGGGGCTGGGCTGGGCACATTTCAATCCGTAGATCCTATATAAAGCCGCTTACTACTTTCCCGCCATCTACAGAGAGCGAGAGATTCACCCGCCATTTTCATTTCCACTCTCAATTCCAAAAACCAGACATGTCTTCTTCTTCGGCCCCCTCCAAAACCCTAATGGATTTCTTCCAACCACCTTCCAAACGAATCAAAACCACTCCCACTTCACTCTTAATCCCCAACTCCAACGACGCCAGTGGCTCCTCCGCCTCACTCTCCGTTGACCAGAAATCACGCGTCGATTACAACAAGCACCTCGCAAAATCCAAGCGCAACCTCAAAATATGCCTCGATAAGGTCTCCAACTCCAAAGGTATTTTTCTTCACTTTCACATTGATGCCTTTACGTCGTTTTGGTTATATAGCATTGTCGTTTTACCGCGGTGGTAGGTTTTGTGAAACTGGAGGAGCTGCTGGTAGAGGACACGTGGTTGGAAGCACTCTCTGGTGAGCTCCAGAAACCTTATTCACTGAGCCTCTCAAAGTTTGTTGAATCTGAGATTTGCAATAGCAACATTGATGCTGTGTATCCGCCTTCTCACCTCATCTTCAATGCTCTTAACTCTACCCCTTTCGATAGGGTTAAGGCCGTTATCCTTGGACAGGTTCGTTCCTCAATTTAACCTTATTGTGCTATGAGTTCTTTTTTTGAAATGAATGATTCATGATCGAAATAAATAGCTAAAGGTTAATGTAGTTTGTAGGGTATAAAaataggtttttcttttcttcttttactgAATTCATAATTTTAACCATATAATATAACACTGGAGAAAAGAGTAGTTCTTTGACGAGTTTATCTTTCACTGTTCAAACTAGCGGAAATGTTGCCCTCTCTGTTACATGTACAGATTCTGGTTTTGTACAAAATGACTAATTTGTCATCCATTTCTGAAAAGTGAGTGACAAGTTtgtcattttaaatttgttatggGATCAGAgactttattattgtttttgaaaTAACGAATGACCAATAATTTTAAACTGTTTGTGGCTACCAAAGTCTGGATTTTGGTAATATTTATAGGTAAGCCCTAGTGATTCGAATTCTGTAAGGAACCTTAACTTGTTAACTGCGTGATCTTTTATCATCATATAACAGAGTTCTAATCTCAGTGATGACTCGTAAAAAATAGTTTTaagcaatttatttttttaggacCCTTATCATGGACCTGGTCAAGCAATGGGCCTTTCATTCTCAGTCCCTGAGGGTGTGAAAGTTCCTTCCAGTTTGGTAAATATATTTAAGGAACTCAAAGAAGATCTTGGTTGTTCAGTTCCACGTCATGGAAATCTAGAAAAATGGGCTGTACAGGTTAGTGCTGCAAATTTGTTCCCCTTTTCTTAGCTCGAACTACTTGCTGGTGTTTGTATAGATGGGCATTATATGTTTCAAACAATCTCAAGTTCTCAACAAACCTGTGCGACTATATTGAATTGGTTTGTTGTTGAAACAACTGGAAAAACATTTCTCTCCCTGTGTCTCTGAAGAGTTTTTCAAAGATTGCAGTAAAGAATATAGCTGCAGA
Coding sequences:
- the LOC112737068 gene encoding uracil-DNA glycosylase, mitochondrial isoform X1 — its product is MKCSNQLTSMLRGWAGHISIRRSYIKPLTTFPPSTESERFTRHFHFHSQFQKPDMSSSSAPSKTLMDFFQPPSKRIKTTPTSLLIPNSNDASGSSASLSVDQKSRVDYNKHLAKSKRNLKICLDKVSNSKGFVKLEELLVEDTWLEALSGELQKPYSLSLSKFVESEICNSNIDAVYPPSHLIFNALNSTPFDRVKAVILGQDPYHGPGQAMGLSFSVPEGVKVPSSLVNIFKELKEDLGCSVPRHGNLEKWAVQVMLTFNKYFVNSVRKHQANSHAKKGWEQFTDAVIKTISQKREGVVFLLWGNSAREKSRLIDATKHHILQAAHPSGLSANRGFFGCRHFSRTNQLLEKRGIDPIDWQL
- the LOC112737068 gene encoding uracil-DNA glycosylase, mitochondrial isoform X2 — its product is MKCSNQLTSMLRGWAGHISIRRSYIKPLTTFPPSTESERFTRHFHFHSQFQKPDMSSSSAPSKTLMDFFQPPSKRIKTTPTSLLIPNSNDASGSSASLSVDQKSRVDYNKHLAKSKRNLKICLDKVSNSKGFVKLEELLVEDTWLEALSGELQKPYSLSLSKFVESEICNSNIDAVYPPSHLIFNALNSTPFDRVKAVILGQDPYHGPGQAMGLSFSVPEGVKVPSSLVNIFKELKEDLGCSVPRHGNLEKWAVQGVLLLNTVLTVRKHQANSHAKKGWEQFTDAVIKTISQKREGVVFLLWGNSAREKSRLIDATKHHILQAAHPSGLSANRGFFGCRHFSRTNQLLEKRGIDPIDWQL